The following are encoded together in the Sinorhizobium terangae genome:
- a CDS encoding copper-binding protein produces MKTLIKLALASALALGTASGALAAEFTKGTVKKVDAKARKVTLIHEELKSLDMPAMTMVFRVQDDALLEKLKEGANIEFVAERVDGKLTVTEVK; encoded by the coding sequence ATGAAAACGCTGATCAAACTCGCCCTCGCCTCCGCCCTCGCGCTCGGTACTGCCTCCGGCGCTCTCGCCGCCGAGTTCACCAAAGGTACCGTCAAGAAGGTCGACGCAAAGGCCAGGAAGGTCACCCTCATCCATGAGGAACTGAAGTCCCTCGACATGCCCGCGATGACGATGGTCTTTCGCGTTCAGGACGACGCCCTCCTGGAGAAGCTGAAGGAAGGCGCGAACATCGAGTTCGTCGCCGAGCGCGTAGACGGAAAGCTTACCGTTACGGAAGTCAAGTAA
- a CDS encoding cupredoxin domain-containing protein: MKAAIFGLLAVALTTPALASGDHAGGHGEAMAVGEPGKKANATQTIRVTMKETDDGEMIFTPSTFKVYRGQTIVFAIQNLGELDHEFVLDQEDRIMEHRAAMEKFPEMEHDDPNAIRLAAGESGEVIWKFTNGGTFKIACLVPGHYDAGMHGDVIVAGK, encoded by the coding sequence ATGAAAGCTGCAATCTTCGGACTTCTCGCCGTCGCGCTCACCACCCCGGCGCTCGCCTCCGGCGATCACGCCGGTGGCCACGGCGAAGCGATGGCCGTCGGCGAGCCGGGCAAGAAGGCCAACGCCACTCAGACGATCCGGGTGACGATGAAGGAGACCGACGACGGCGAGATGATCTTCACGCCCTCGACCTTCAAGGTCTACAGGGGCCAGACCATCGTCTTCGCGATCCAGAACCTTGGCGAACTCGACCACGAGTTCGTGCTCGACCAGGAGGACAGGATCATGGAGCACAGGGCCGCGATGGAGAAGTTCCCGGAGATGGAACATGACGATCCGAATGCGATCCGCCTCGCCGCCGGAGAGTCCGGCGAGGTCATCTGGAAATTCACCAACGGCGGCACGTTCAAGATCGCCTGCCTGGTCCCCGGTCACTACGACGCGGGCATGCATGGCGACGTCATTGTCGCCGGAAAATAA
- a CDS encoding multicopper oxidase family protein produces MFNRRQLLGAGAALVSTAAWAKTSNMGLPEAAVMETAETQAPVKPTSGPDYNPVVTLNGWTLPYRMNNGVKEFHLVAEPVEREMAEGMTAYLWGYNGQSPGPTIEAVEGDRVRIFVTNKLPEHTTVHWHGMILPSGMDGVGGLTQPHIPVGKTFVYEFDLVKSGTFMYHPHSDEMVQMAMGMMGFFVVHPKDPKFMPVDRDFVFLLNAYDIDPGSYVPRVMEMTDFNMWCWNSRVFPDISPLVVSKNDRVRVRVGNLTMTNHPIHMHGYDFEVTCTDGGWVRPEARWPEVSIDIPVGAMRAYEFDARYVGDWAIHCHKSHHAMNAMGHDIPTFIGVDKKKVAEKIKKLQPEYMPMGTKGMADMGEMEMEIPENTVPMMTGWGAHGPIEMGGMFSVVKVRDGISAGDYSDPGWYENPPGTQAWEWTGELPDATRPTDAKTRITPKHTNHG; encoded by the coding sequence ATGTTCAACAGAAGACAATTGCTCGGCGCGGGCGCCGCGCTCGTTTCGACCGCCGCCTGGGCGAAGACCTCCAATATGGGGCTGCCCGAGGCGGCGGTGATGGAGACGGCGGAGACGCAAGCCCCGGTCAAGCCGACGTCCGGCCCCGACTACAACCCCGTCGTCACGCTCAACGGCTGGACGCTGCCGTACCGGATGAACAACGGCGTCAAGGAGTTCCATCTCGTCGCCGAACCGGTCGAGCGTGAAATGGCGGAAGGCATGACCGCCTATCTCTGGGGCTATAACGGCCAGTCGCCGGGTCCGACGATAGAGGCGGTCGAAGGCGACCGGGTTCGTATCTTCGTCACCAACAAGTTGCCGGAACATACGACGGTCCACTGGCACGGCATGATCCTGCCCTCCGGCATGGATGGCGTCGGCGGCCTCACGCAGCCGCATATCCCGGTCGGCAAGACCTTCGTCTACGAGTTCGACCTCGTGAAGTCCGGCACCTTCATGTACCACCCGCATTCCGATGAGATGGTGCAGATGGCGATGGGGATGATGGGCTTCTTCGTCGTGCATCCCAAGGACCCGAAGTTCATGCCAGTCGACCGCGACTTCGTCTTCCTTCTCAACGCCTACGACATCGATCCCGGCTCCTACGTGCCCCGCGTCATGGAGATGACCGACTTCAACATGTGGTGCTGGAACAGCCGCGTATTCCCGGACATCAGCCCGCTCGTCGTTTCCAAGAACGACCGGGTGCGCGTCAGGGTCGGCAATCTCACCATGACCAACCACCCGATCCACATGCACGGCTACGACTTCGAGGTCACTTGCACCGACGGCGGCTGGGTGCGGCCGGAGGCGCGCTGGCCGGAAGTCAGCATCGACATTCCAGTGGGCGCGATGCGCGCCTACGAGTTCGATGCCAGATACGTCGGCGATTGGGCGATCCATTGCCACAAGTCGCACCACGCGATGAACGCCATGGGGCACGACATCCCGACCTTCATCGGCGTCGACAAGAAGAAGGTCGCCGAGAAGATCAAGAAGCTCCAGCCGGAATACATGCCGATGGGCACCAAGGGCATGGCCGACATGGGCGAGATGGAAATGGAAATCCCCGAGAACACCGTGCCGATGATGACCGGCTGGGGGGCGCACGGACCCATCGAAATGGGCGGCATGTTCTCTGTCGTCAAGGTGCGCGATGGCATCTCGGCGGGCGATTACTCCGACCCCGGCTGGTACGAAAACCCACCCGGAACCCAGGCCTGGGAATGGACGGGCGAACTTCCCGACGCGACCAGGCCCACAGACGCAAAGACCCGGATCACGCCGAAGCATACGAATCATGGCTGA
- a CDS encoding TolC family protein, translating into MIRNNLKLAAVLSLPLVLGGCVSATEYAAKNAGFSSVEGKTVAAIGKQTVWVQNQEQARAVSNRVKTLMAKKTIDVETAVQVALLNNKGLQAAYADLGDSAADAWQSTMFVNPTVAIGFNGIGAPGIEAFRSVEGVVADNLLVLATRERDIALADTRFRQAQLNAALRTLQLAGDTRRAWIKAVAAWETVGQLNQAEAAADAASELAQKLGETGAMTKGSQAREHVFYAELAGQSAKARLEARLAKEELTRLMGLWGSDIDYQVPNRLPTLPKGLMKGDLIEAEALQRRVDLQMAKLDLEATAKSYKLTEATRYVTDLELLTGFEAEREKEDGNVETETAGQAELEFVIPIFDSGKARMRKAELAYMRSANLLAEKAVNVRSEARSAYQAYRANYDIARHYRNSVVPLRTKIEEESLLTYNAMITNTFELLADSRDKVNSILLAVNAKRDFWLAEANLAPAIYGGGTRAASGEMEVAAAAESGGGGH; encoded by the coding sequence ATGATCAGAAACAACTTGAAACTGGCGGCAGTGCTGAGCCTTCCGCTGGTGCTCGGCGGCTGTGTGTCGGCCACCGAGTACGCAGCGAAGAATGCCGGATTCTCCTCCGTCGAGGGAAAGACGGTGGCGGCCATCGGTAAGCAGACGGTCTGGGTGCAAAACCAGGAGCAGGCCCGCGCCGTCTCCAACCGGGTGAAGACGCTGATGGCCAAGAAGACGATCGACGTCGAGACGGCGGTGCAGGTCGCGCTTCTGAACAACAAGGGGCTGCAGGCCGCCTATGCCGACCTCGGCGACTCCGCCGCAGACGCCTGGCAGTCGACCATGTTCGTCAACCCGACGGTCGCAATCGGCTTCAACGGCATAGGAGCGCCGGGGATCGAGGCGTTCAGGTCCGTAGAAGGCGTGGTTGCCGACAACCTCTTGGTGCTCGCCACCCGCGAACGCGACATTGCCCTCGCCGACACCCGCTTCCGGCAGGCGCAGTTGAACGCGGCGCTGCGCACGCTGCAACTCGCCGGTGATACCCGTCGCGCCTGGATCAAAGCCGTCGCCGCCTGGGAAACGGTCGGCCAGCTCAACCAGGCGGAGGCAGCGGCCGACGCTGCCTCAGAGCTTGCCCAAAAGCTCGGCGAGACCGGGGCGATGACCAAGGGCTCACAGGCCCGCGAGCACGTCTTCTATGCCGAGCTGGCGGGGCAATCCGCCAAGGCGCGCCTGGAGGCCCGGCTTGCCAAGGAGGAGCTGACGCGGCTGATGGGGCTCTGGGGTTCGGACATCGACTATCAGGTTCCGAACCGGCTGCCCACCCTGCCGAAGGGCCTGATGAAGGGCGACCTGATCGAGGCGGAGGCGCTGCAGCGCCGCGTCGATCTGCAGATGGCGAAGCTCGATCTCGAAGCGACGGCCAAGTCCTACAAGCTGACCGAAGCGACCCGCTACGTCACCGACCTCGAACTCCTGACCGGCTTCGAGGCCGAACGGGAGAAGGAGGACGGGAACGTTGAGACAGAGACGGCCGGCCAGGCGGAACTCGAGTTCGTCATCCCGATCTTCGACAGCGGCAAGGCCCGGATGCGCAAGGCGGAACTCGCCTATATGCGGTCGGCGAACCTGCTCGCTGAGAAGGCGGTTAACGTCCGCTCGGAGGCGCGCTCCGCCTACCAGGCGTACCGCGCCAACTACGACATCGCCCGGCACTACCGCAACAGCGTCGTGCCGCTGCGCACCAAGATCGAGGAGGAATCCCTCCTCACCTACAACGCGATGATCACCAACACCTTCGAACTGCTCGCCGACAGCCGCGACAAGGTCAATTCGATCCTGCTCGCGGTCAATGCCAAGCGCGACTTCTGGCTGGCCGAGGCCAATCTTGCGCCGGCGATCTATGGCGGCGGCACAAGAGCGGCCTCCGGCGAAATGGAAGTCGCGGCAGCCGCTGAGAGCGGCGGTGGCGGTCACTGA
- a CDS encoding DUF305 domain-containing protein translates to MKDQGKQPMQHHDTAAHHYLMFAVNMVVSLVVMYFVMFSMIDGWTDFRNNLNTLYMALTMVAPMGIIMLATMGGMYRNRGLNVGLYLGLIALFVVAFAGTRTQALIDDRQFIASMIPHHSGAILMCREAYLTDEELVDLCNQISQAQRKEIEQMNAIRARLGKSG, encoded by the coding sequence ATGAAAGATCAAGGCAAGCAGCCGATGCAGCACCATGACACGGCAGCCCACCATTACCTGATGTTCGCCGTCAACATGGTGGTCAGTCTGGTCGTCATGTACTTCGTGATGTTCTCCATGATCGACGGGTGGACGGATTTCCGCAATAACCTCAACACGCTCTACATGGCGCTGACGATGGTCGCTCCGATGGGCATCATCATGCTGGCGACCATGGGCGGGATGTACAGAAACAGGGGACTGAACGTCGGCCTTTATCTCGGCCTGATTGCCCTCTTCGTTGTGGCGTTTGCGGGAACGCGCACGCAGGCTCTGATCGACGACCGTCAGTTCATCGCCTCCATGATCCCGCATCATTCGGGAGCGATCCTGATGTGTCGCGAAGCATACCTCACGGACGAGGAACTGGTCGACCTGTGCAATCAAATCTCCCAAGCGCAGCGCAAGGAAATCGAGCAAATGAACGCGATCAGAGCGAGATTGGGCAAATCCGGCTGA
- the phnC gene encoding phosphonate ABC transporter ATP-binding protein, whose product MFQLKNVTRRFGTKTAVSSVTFDIPQGQMVGIIGRSGAGKSTLLRMINRLVDLSSGSIEFAGTEVSALRGAALRNWQRDCAMIFQQFNLVPRLDVLTNVLLGRLNHRSTALSVLNMFTREERIMAIGALERLGIEQTALQPAGTLSGGQQQRVAIARALMQQPKVLLADEPIASLDPLNAKIVMDALRDINERDGITVITNLHTLDTARSYCERIIGMAHGRVVFDGQPKDLTAAAVAEIYGADTTIEESMTSTSINIPAALPQEKTASAGLKPLALAGL is encoded by the coding sequence ATGTTTCAGTTGAAGAATGTAACCCGCCGGTTCGGCACGAAAACAGCCGTCAGCTCGGTTACCTTCGACATCCCCCAGGGCCAGATGGTCGGTATCATCGGCCGCTCCGGTGCCGGCAAATCGACGCTGCTGCGCATGATCAACCGTCTGGTTGACCTCTCGTCCGGCTCGATCGAATTCGCAGGCACGGAAGTCTCCGCGCTCCGCGGCGCGGCGCTGCGCAACTGGCAGCGCGACTGCGCCATGATCTTCCAGCAGTTCAACCTCGTGCCGCGTCTCGACGTCTTGACCAACGTCCTGCTCGGCCGCCTCAACCACCGCTCGACCGCGCTCAGCGTCCTCAACATGTTCACGCGCGAAGAGCGGATCATGGCGATCGGTGCGCTCGAACGCCTCGGCATCGAGCAGACGGCATTGCAGCCGGCCGGCACGCTTTCCGGCGGCCAGCAGCAGCGCGTCGCGATCGCCCGCGCCCTGATGCAGCAGCCGAAGGTGCTCCTGGCCGATGAGCCGATCGCCTCGCTCGACCCGCTCAACGCCAAGATCGTCATGGACGCGCTGCGCGACATCAACGAGCGCGACGGTATCACCGTCATCACCAACCTGCACACGCTCGACACGGCGCGGAGCTATTGCGAGCGGATCATCGGCATGGCGCATGGGCGCGTCGTCTTCGACGGACAACCGAAGGACCTGACCGCCGCAGCCGTCGCCGAGATCTACGGTGCAGACACCACGATCGAAGAATCGATGACCTCGACAAGCATCAACATTCCCGCGGCACTGCCGCAGGAAAAAACCGCATCGGCTGGCCTCAAGCCGCTGGCATTGGCCGGTCTGTGA
- the phnD gene encoding phosphonate ABC transporter substrate-binding protein: protein MLKKALLGAVALLALVGHAQAEDLKEFRIGILGGENEADRLRNFQCLVDKLPTAIGVEKVSLFPAADYDGVIQGLLGGTLDYAELGASGYAKIYLAKADAVEPILTTVQTDGSTGYHSIMVARKDSGITKLEDLKGKKLGFADPDSTSGYLIPLVTLPEAIGAPVKEFFGETGFGGGHENLVLEVVKGTFDAGTTFGSGIGEFKDGYTSGNLRKMADKGIVDMNDLVELWKSPLIPNGPIVVRTTMNDDMKAKFKQFMMDLPKTDAACFSAIQGGDFIGYTEVNADFYKPIIDARKATIGG, encoded by the coding sequence ATGTTGAAGAAAGCTCTGTTGGGCGCTGTTGCGCTCCTCGCCCTCGTCGGCCACGCTCAGGCCGAAGATCTGAAGGAATTCCGCATCGGCATTCTTGGCGGCGAGAACGAAGCCGACCGCCTGCGCAACTTCCAGTGCCTGGTCGACAAGCTCCCGACCGCAATCGGCGTCGAAAAGGTCTCGTTGTTCCCGGCCGCCGACTATGACGGCGTCATCCAGGGCCTGCTCGGCGGTACGCTCGATTACGCAGAACTCGGCGCTTCCGGCTACGCCAAGATCTACCTCGCCAAGGCGGATGCCGTCGAGCCGATCCTGACGACGGTCCAGACCGATGGCTCCACCGGCTACCACTCGATCATGGTTGCCCGCAAGGATTCCGGCATCACCAAGCTCGAAGACCTCAAGGGCAAGAAGCTCGGCTTCGCTGATCCGGACTCGACCTCCGGCTACCTCATCCCGCTCGTAACGCTTCCGGAAGCGATCGGCGCACCGGTCAAGGAATTCTTCGGTGAAACCGGCTTCGGCGGCGGTCACGAGAACCTCGTTCTCGAAGTCGTCAAGGGCACCTTCGATGCCGGCACGACCTTCGGTTCGGGCATCGGCGAGTTCAAGGACGGCTACACCTCCGGCAACCTGCGCAAGATGGCCGACAAGGGTATCGTTGACATGAACGACCTCGTCGAACTCTGGAAGTCGCCGTTGATCCCGAACGGCCCGATCGTCGTGCGCACCACGATGAACGACGACATGAAGGCGAAGTTCAAGCAGTTCATGATGGACCTGCCGAAGACCGATGCCGCCTGCTTCTCGGCTATCCAGGGCGGTGATTTCATCGGCTACACCGAAGTCAATGCCGACTTCTACAAGCCGATCATCGACGCTCGCAAGGCAACGATCGGCGGCTGA
- the phnE gene encoding phosphonate ABC transporter, permease protein PhnE: protein MATSVLSRQLSESGALVERHWQELNARRRLYTFLGLALLALTLSASLWFANDSNAGKFFDRLPHFFDFVGDLVPRDAMEIVRAMFDLPSPYDDGSFRYNYPDGRLYLTDSLYIPEYFHKMLETLNIAIFSTVIGVFFGFILSFLAARNLMPNPWIRGPVRRLMEILRAFPEVVIAGFFLAILSLGPIPAIAAVSIHTIGALGKLFFEVVENADMKPEEGLRAVGANWIERVWFGIVPQVLPNFTSYFLLRLEINVRASTIIGAVGGGGIGELLRLAIGQDHEAKTIAIVILLFTTIFAVDQFSAWLRRRLVGDQAFQLAQ, encoded by the coding sequence ATGGCCACTTCCGTGCTTTCCCGACAACTGAGCGAGAGCGGCGCCCTGGTGGAGCGCCACTGGCAGGAACTCAATGCCCGCCGCCGGCTTTACACCTTCCTGGGCCTGGCGCTCCTCGCTCTGACGCTATCCGCCTCGCTCTGGTTCGCAAACGATTCGAACGCCGGCAAGTTCTTTGATCGCCTGCCGCATTTCTTCGATTTTGTCGGCGATCTGGTCCCGCGCGACGCCATGGAAATCGTGCGTGCCATGTTCGACTTGCCGTCGCCCTATGACGACGGCAGCTTCAGGTACAACTATCCGGACGGTCGGCTTTACCTCACCGACAGCCTCTACATCCCCGAATATTTTCACAAGATGCTGGAGACGCTGAACATTGCCATCTTTTCGACAGTGATCGGCGTCTTCTTCGGCTTCATTCTCTCGTTCCTTGCCGCGCGAAATCTCATGCCCAATCCCTGGATCAGGGGCCCGGTGCGCCGGCTGATGGAGATCCTGCGCGCCTTCCCCGAAGTGGTCATTGCCGGCTTCTTCCTGGCAATCCTGTCGCTGGGCCCCATTCCCGCGATTGCGGCGGTGTCGATCCACACGATCGGCGCGCTTGGCAAGTTGTTCTTCGAGGTCGTCGAAAACGCCGACATGAAACCGGAGGAAGGCTTGCGCGCCGTTGGCGCCAACTGGATCGAGCGGGTCTGGTTCGGCATCGTTCCGCAGGTTCTCCCGAATTTCACCAGCTATTTCCTGCTTCGCCTCGAGATCAATGTGCGCGCCTCGACAATCATCGGCGCCGTCGGCGGCGGCGGTATCGGCGAGTTGCTACGCCTGGCGATCGGCCAGGATCATGAGGCGAAGACGATCGCGATCGTGATTCTCTTGTTTACGACGATCTTCGCCGTCGACCAGTTTTCAGCATGGCTCCGCCGTCGCCTTGTCGGCGATCAGGCCTTCCAGCTCGCCCAGTAG
- the phnE gene encoding phosphonate ABC transporter, permease protein PhnE, translating to MTASTKPSLLEMEAIAARHPHLLQSSSRKRLKSALIGIGVLLYLVFSWWFFSIGHVLANANWGIAGTYLADWVSFEVRPEIAIAADGTMAVSYARNSPLGANPMPDWVTLEKKTVTRTIEAPAAAQPSKPKASSSFNFMAPNAALGGAQTAQAENRVETRTEEVVVRALFAYDRSTSIEIGDGLVKATHGGETLTMTVDGADTVTPQGPLPRWAMQKRPGEKITLSFGLTGWAEVEGDEVSIRNRFFGWANFLFDTHSPFFGKPYGEVASLIVSGERIDPARSNLSLAWNNILYNAEWQHLDVWTKLLQTVVMAFVGTLFASMIAFPLCFLAARNITPNLFANQLAKRFFDFLRSVDMFIWALFFTRAFGPGPLAGISAIFFTDTGTLGKLYSEALENIDDKQREGVKSVGATPIAVQRFGVLPQVLPVFASQALYFWESNTRSATIIGAVGAGGIGLKLWEAMRTNSDWENVAYMVLLILMVVFIFDNISNACRSRLMGRKAH from the coding sequence ATGACCGCCTCGACCAAGCCGAGCCTCCTTGAAATGGAAGCAATCGCTGCCCGCCATCCGCACCTGCTGCAGTCCTCCTCCAGAAAGAGACTGAAATCCGCGCTGATCGGCATCGGCGTGCTGCTCTACCTGGTTTTCAGCTGGTGGTTCTTTTCGATCGGCCACGTGCTCGCCAATGCCAATTGGGGCATCGCCGGGACCTATCTCGCCGACTGGGTGTCCTTTGAGGTCCGGCCGGAAATTGCGATCGCGGCCGATGGCACTATGGCCGTCTCCTACGCGCGAAATTCGCCGCTCGGCGCCAATCCCATGCCCGATTGGGTCACGCTTGAGAAGAAGACAGTGACCCGTACGATCGAGGCGCCGGCCGCTGCTCAGCCGTCGAAACCGAAGGCAAGTTCATCCTTCAATTTCATGGCGCCGAATGCCGCGCTCGGCGGCGCCCAGACCGCTCAAGCAGAAAACCGCGTCGAGACCCGCACCGAAGAAGTCGTGGTTCGCGCACTCTTTGCCTACGATCGTTCGACAAGCATCGAGATCGGCGACGGCTTGGTAAAGGCGACGCATGGCGGTGAGACGCTGACGATGACCGTCGACGGCGCGGATACGGTAACGCCGCAAGGCCCCCTGCCCCGCTGGGCCATGCAAAAGCGGCCGGGAGAAAAGATCACGCTCTCCTTCGGCTTGACGGGCTGGGCCGAGGTCGAGGGTGACGAAGTCTCGATCCGCAACCGGTTCTTCGGCTGGGCGAACTTCCTCTTCGATACCCACTCGCCGTTCTTCGGAAAGCCCTATGGCGAAGTGGCATCGCTAATTGTCTCCGGAGAGCGGATCGATCCGGCACGCTCCAACCTTTCGCTTGCCTGGAACAACATTCTCTACAACGCGGAGTGGCAGCATCTCGACGTCTGGACCAAGCTGCTTCAGACGGTCGTCATGGCTTTCGTCGGCACCCTCTTCGCATCGATGATCGCCTTTCCGCTCTGCTTCCTCGCCGCGCGCAACATCACGCCGAACCTTTTCGCCAACCAGCTCGCCAAGCGGTTCTTCGATTTCCTGCGGTCGGTGGACATGTTCATCTGGGCGCTGTTCTTCACGCGCGCCTTCGGCCCCGGTCCGCTCGCCGGCATCTCGGCGATCTTCTTCACCGATACCGGCACGCTCGGCAAACTCTATTCCGAGGCGCTTGAAAACATCGACGACAAGCAGCGCGAAGGCGTGAAATCCGTCGGCGCGACGCCAATCGCGGTGCAGCGCTTCGGGGTGCTGCCGCAGGTGCTGCCGGTCTTTGCCAGCCAGGCGCTCTACTTCTGGGAATCGAACACCCGCTCGGCGACGATCATCGGCGCCGTCGGCGCCGGAGGCATCGGGCTCAAATTGTGGGAGGCGATGCGCACCAACTCCGATTGGGAAAATGTCGCCTATATGGTGCTTCTGATCTTGATGGTTGTCTTCATTTTCGACAACATCTCGAACGCGTGCCGCTCGCGGCTGATGGGACGAAAGGCACATTAA
- a CDS encoding DUF1045 domain-containing protein — translation MRYAIYFALPADDRLTQTAAHWLGRDAFVDGALSWPEVPALGRENQMALTADPRRYGFHGTLKAPFELAEGKSEADLLAAFDEFAAEIEAFEVPRIVLHQIGPFFALVPAEDCPPLRSLAEQAVRRFEPFRAPLSDADIARRNPEKLTRRQREYLTTWGYPYVFEEFQFHLTLTGPVPKETQPVMRETLTAAFEEFTGRPLDIATIALFVESHRGAPFTVYSLLPLGGASERKIA, via the coding sequence GTGCGTTATGCAATCTACTTCGCGCTGCCGGCCGATGACCGGCTGACGCAGACCGCAGCCCATTGGCTTGGCCGCGACGCCTTTGTCGACGGAGCACTGAGCTGGCCGGAGGTGCCGGCGCTCGGGCGCGAAAACCAGATGGCATTGACGGCGGACCCGCGGCGATACGGTTTTCACGGAACGCTGAAGGCGCCGTTCGAACTCGCTGAGGGAAAGAGCGAAGCGGATCTGCTCGCCGCCTTCGATGAGTTTGCGGCGGAGATCGAGGCGTTCGAGGTGCCACGGATCGTGTTGCATCAGATCGGGCCGTTTTTCGCGCTCGTCCCGGCCGAAGACTGCCCGCCGCTTCGAAGCCTGGCGGAACAGGCCGTTCGCCGTTTCGAGCCGTTCCGGGCGCCGCTGTCGGACGCCGATATCGCGCGCCGCAATCCGGAGAAGCTCACGCGGCGTCAGCGCGAATATCTTACGACATGGGGTTACCCTTACGTCTTTGAGGAATTTCAGTTCCACCTGACGCTGACGGGACCGGTGCCGAAGGAGACGCAACCAGTGATGCGCGAGACGCTTACCGCCGCCTTCGAGGAATTCACTGGCAGGCCACTCGACATTGCGACCATTGCACTTTTCGTCGAGTCCCATCGCGGCGCGCCGTTTACCGTCTATTCCCTACTGCCGCTTGGCGGCGCATCCGAACGAAAGATCGCATGA
- a CDS encoding alpha-D-ribose 1-methylphosphonate 5-triphosphate diphosphatase, with the protein MSKEQVLSNARIVLEDRIVNGSVLIRDGRIADISEGASSTGEDFEGDYLLPGLIELHTDHLEAHYSPRPGVRWLKIAAIQAHDAQVVTSGITTVFDCLRLGSDEDGGFQKGEMRSMADALAQAKEEGRLRADHLIHLRCEVSTSDVLDHYEDFQNDPQVRLVSLMDHAPGQRQFQTMDQYTLYYKTKRGLSDEAFAEFVERQQALSARYAAPHRTALAKACAERGITIASHDDATVAHVEESIGYGIRLAEFPTSFEAAEASHRAGLSVLMGAPNIVRGKSHSGNIAARDLAERGVLDVLSSDYVPFSLIHAPFILADDVEAIDLPRAIAMVTATPARTVGLDDRGRIAVGLRADIARVHRPQGIPVVRSVWREGRRVA; encoded by the coding sequence ATGAGCAAAGAACAGGTATTGAGCAACGCCCGCATCGTTCTCGAGGACAGGATCGTCAACGGTTCCGTCCTCATCCGCGACGGCCGTATCGCCGATATTTCCGAAGGGGCCAGCAGCACGGGCGAAGATTTCGAAGGCGACTACCTGCTGCCCGGCCTGATCGAACTTCACACCGACCATCTGGAGGCGCATTACTCTCCGCGCCCGGGCGTGCGTTGGCTGAAGATCGCGGCGATCCAGGCCCATGACGCCCAGGTCGTCACCTCCGGAATCACCACCGTCTTTGACTGCCTGCGCCTGGGTTCGGACGAGGACGGCGGCTTCCAGAAGGGCGAGATGCGCAGCATGGCGGATGCCTTGGCGCAGGCCAAGGAGGAAGGACGCCTGCGCGCCGACCACCTCATCCACCTGCGTTGCGAAGTTTCGACTTCCGACGTCCTCGATCATTACGAGGATTTTCAGAACGACCCGCAGGTCCGCCTCGTCTCGCTGATGGATCATGCTCCAGGGCAGCGTCAGTTCCAGACGATGGATCAGTACACGCTCTACTACAAGACGAAGCGCGGCCTTTCGGACGAGGCTTTCGCCGAGTTCGTCGAGCGTCAGCAGGCGCTTTCCGCGCGTTACGCCGCGCCTCATCGCACGGCGCTGGCAAAGGCGTGCGCCGAACGGGGCATAACCATTGCCAGCCATGACGATGCGACGGTCGCGCATGTCGAGGAATCGATCGGCTACGGCATCCGTCTGGCGGAATTCCCGACGAGCTTCGAGGCGGCGGAAGCCTCGCATCGCGCCGGATTGAGCGTGCTGATGGGCGCGCCCAATATCGTGCGCGGCAAGTCGCATTCTGGCAACATCGCCGCCCGCGATCTCGCCGAGCGCGGCGTTCTCGATGTGCTTTCGTCCGACTATGTCCCCTTCAGCCTCATCCATGCGCCTTTCATTCTGGCCGACGACGTCGAGGCAATCGACCTGCCGCGGGCGATCGCCATGGTAACAGCGACGCCGGCGCGCACCGTCGGTCTCGACGATCGCGGCCGGATCGCCGTCGGGCTGCGCGCCGATATCGCCCGCGTCCACCGTCCTCAAGGCATTCCAGTTGTTCGCTCCGTCTGGCGCGAAGGACGGCGTGTCGCATGA